The proteins below come from a single Gordonia pseudamarae genomic window:
- a CDS encoding AAA family ATPase, producing the protein MTSEMKHPGEHAARAALGAVRTEVAKAVVGQDAAVAGILIALLCRGHILLEGVPGVAKTLLVRTLADTLSVDTKRVQFTPDLMPGDITGSLVFDSAASEFTFREGPVFTNLMLADEINRTPPKTQAALLEAMEERQVSIDGRPRPLPTPFLVAATQNPVEYEGTYPLPEAQLDRFLLKVILPVPPRNDEITILSRHAAGFDPRNLGAAGISAVASADDIEVGADAVRRVAVAPAVLAYIVDIARATRMSPSLSLGVSPRGATALLSTSRAWAWLNGRDYVTPDDVKALAQSTLAHRLSLRPEAELEGVSVAAVLESAIGSVPVPR; encoded by the coding sequence ATGACATCTGAGATGAAGCACCCCGGCGAGCACGCCGCCCGGGCCGCGCTCGGCGCGGTACGCACCGAGGTCGCCAAAGCCGTCGTCGGGCAGGATGCCGCGGTCGCCGGGATCTTGATCGCATTGCTGTGCCGCGGCCATATCCTGCTCGAAGGCGTTCCGGGAGTGGCCAAGACACTGCTGGTACGCACGCTTGCCGACACACTGTCCGTTGACACCAAGCGGGTACAGTTCACCCCTGACCTGATGCCCGGTGACATCACCGGATCCCTCGTCTTCGACAGTGCCGCTTCGGAGTTCACCTTCCGGGAGGGTCCGGTGTTCACCAATCTGATGCTGGCCGACGAGATCAACCGCACCCCACCGAAGACGCAGGCGGCGCTGCTGGAGGCGATGGAGGAACGGCAGGTGTCGATCGACGGCCGGCCCCGCCCGTTGCCGACGCCGTTCCTGGTGGCGGCCACCCAGAATCCCGTCGAATACGAGGGCACCTACCCGCTGCCGGAGGCACAGCTCGACCGGTTCCTGCTCAAGGTGATCCTCCCGGTGCCGCCCCGCAACGACGAGATCACCATCCTGTCCCGGCACGCAGCCGGATTCGATCCCCGAAATCTCGGTGCGGCAGGGATTTCCGCGGTCGCCTCAGCTGACGACATCGAGGTAGGCGCCGACGCGGTCCGACGCGTCGCGGTCGCCCCGGCGGTGCTGGCATACATCGTCGACATCGCCCGCGCCACCAGGATGTCACCATCGCTGTCGCTGGGGGTCAGCCCGCGCGGTGCGACGGCGCTGCTGTCGACGAGCCGCGCCTGGGCGTGGCTCAACGGCCGCGACTACGTCACCCCCGACGACGTCAAGGCACTCGCTCAATCGACACTGGCGCATCGTCTTTCGTTGCGGCCGGAGGCCGAGCTGGAAGGCGTGTCGGTGGCGGCGGTGCTCGAGAGCGCCATCGGTTCCGTCCCCGTGCCGCGCTGA
- a CDS encoding glycerophosphoryl diester phosphodiesterase membrane domain-containing protein: protein MTSNNPIGQGDGADQGPPTWAAPGSAPDAAPGPPEGWSAVPTPAVPGAWPVPGPPAGYPAPGYGPVGHSPVGYGPVGYGPAGYGGHPVPGWGSLNPMLMHKPGILPLRPLNVGDVLSAAFTAIRNAPRVYFGLVLLMQLFTLLVCVVIALAVAAVAFGSNFDNSLAELLLGVGAGGFVLVSTTVSGMCAGILAYPLNQQAVGRRPGLGETWRMTRGRIPAFLGFVGLMVVGWVALLIPTVAVFVAAAVAQEPAVVVVAVLVVVATMVLSVWLAVRISLSLPALFTERLGPVAAVRRSWTLTDRLFWRTLGNLALMYLVVAVIQWVIQFGFQMLAVIVILVDNGSESNGAMVATISIYLLGMILAIVLTQPFMAVTTAVLHLDSRTRKDGFDLDLGQVAAEVAAGQHTDGWPPLSRNVAPAFPHGQPVPPSPYPGRYPQP from the coding sequence GTGACCAGCAATAACCCGATCGGGCAAGGCGACGGCGCCGACCAGGGACCGCCCACGTGGGCCGCGCCCGGCTCGGCTCCGGACGCGGCCCCCGGACCGCCCGAAGGATGGTCCGCCGTCCCCACTCCGGCCGTGCCCGGCGCATGGCCGGTACCCGGACCACCCGCCGGCTATCCCGCCCCTGGTTACGGTCCGGTGGGCCACAGTCCGGTCGGCTACGGTCCGGTGGGCTACGGTCCGGCCGGATACGGTGGCCACCCCGTCCCCGGCTGGGGTTCGCTCAACCCGATGCTGATGCACAAGCCCGGAATTCTGCCGCTGCGACCGCTCAACGTCGGCGACGTGCTGTCCGCCGCGTTCACCGCGATACGGAACGCACCCCGCGTCTATTTCGGCCTCGTACTGCTCATGCAGCTGTTCACCCTGCTGGTGTGTGTGGTGATCGCCCTCGCCGTCGCGGCCGTCGCGTTCGGCTCGAACTTCGACAATTCGCTCGCCGAACTGCTGCTGGGCGTCGGTGCGGGTGGATTCGTGTTGGTCTCCACCACCGTGTCGGGGATGTGCGCGGGCATCCTGGCGTACCCGCTGAATCAACAGGCCGTGGGCCGCAGGCCCGGACTCGGCGAAACCTGGCGGATGACCCGTGGCCGCATTCCGGCGTTTCTCGGCTTCGTCGGCCTGATGGTGGTGGGCTGGGTGGCGCTGCTGATACCCACGGTCGCGGTGTTCGTGGCGGCGGCGGTCGCGCAGGAGCCCGCGGTGGTGGTCGTCGCGGTGCTGGTGGTCGTCGCGACGATGGTCCTGTCCGTGTGGCTGGCGGTGCGGATATCGCTGTCGCTGCCCGCGCTGTTCACCGAACGCCTGGGCCCCGTCGCCGCGGTGCGGCGCTCGTGGACACTGACCGACCGATTGTTCTGGCGCACCCTAGGCAACCTGGCGTTGATGTATCTGGTCGTGGCCGTGATCCAGTGGGTCATCCAGTTCGGTTTCCAGATGCTCGCCGTCATCGTGATCCTCGTCGACAACGGTTCGGAGTCGAACGGCGCCATGGTCGCCACAATCAGCATCTACCTGCTCGGGATGATACTGGCCATCGTCCTGACCCAGCCGTTCATGGCCGTCACCACCGCTGTGCTGCATCTGGATTCGCGCACCCGCAAGGACGGTTTCGATCTGGATCTCGGGCAGGTCGCGGCCGAGGTGGCCGCCGGGCAGCACACCGACGGCTGGCCGCCGCTGTCCCGGAACGTCGCCCCGGCATTCCCCCACGGTCAACCTGTGCCGCCGTCGCCGTACCCGGGCCGGTACCCGCAGCCATGA
- a CDS encoding RDD family protein — translation MYESGAGSGTIGVGVDDLVSGEAVALDLPPANIGLRVLSGLIDIIAGTALWFALRYAGTALAGDTDTAMLVATLTLATIVALVAFPTAMETATRGKTLGHLALGLRTVRDDAGPISFRHAVTRALLGSVELYGCLGFPALAASVVNTKGKRLGDLLAGTYVIRDRYTLKMPQPVPMPPYLEPWARTADIATLPPQLTLGIRQYFARRFSLTPSSRAVVLQRLVVETGRYVAPPPPRGTPGEDLLAAVLAERRRRDTERIARENMLRQRLLG, via the coding sequence ATGTACGAATCCGGGGCGGGCAGCGGGACCATCGGCGTCGGCGTCGACGACCTGGTGTCCGGCGAGGCCGTCGCCCTGGATCTGCCGCCCGCCAACATCGGGCTGCGCGTGCTGTCCGGGCTGATCGACATCATCGCCGGGACGGCGCTGTGGTTCGCGTTGCGGTACGCCGGAACCGCCCTGGCCGGAGATACCGACACCGCGATGCTGGTCGCCACGCTGACGCTGGCAACCATCGTGGCCCTCGTCGCGTTCCCCACCGCGATGGAAACGGCGACCCGCGGGAAGACGCTCGGCCATCTGGCGCTCGGATTACGTACCGTGCGCGACGACGCCGGTCCCATCAGCTTCCGCCACGCGGTGACCCGGGCGCTCCTGGGGAGCGTCGAACTGTACGGCTGCCTGGGTTTTCCGGCGCTCGCGGCGAGCGTGGTGAACACCAAGGGCAAGCGGCTCGGCGATCTGTTGGCCGGCACGTACGTGATCCGTGACCGCTACACACTGAAGATGCCGCAGCCGGTGCCGATGCCGCCGTATCTGGAGCCGTGGGCCCGCACCGCCGACATCGCGACGCTGCCGCCACAACTGACGCTGGGTATCCGGCAGTACTTCGCGCGGCGGTTCTCGCTCACACCGTCCTCACGTGCGGTGGTGTTGCAGCGGCTGGTCGTCGAGACGGGGCGGTACGTAGCACCGCCACCGCCCCGGGGAACGCCTGGTGAGGATCTGCTGGCGGCCGTTCTCGCCGAGCGGCGGCGCCGGGACACCGAACGGATCGCGCGCGAGAACATGCTGCGGCAGCGACTGTTGGGCTGA
- the ggh gene encoding glucosylglycerate hydrolase, translated as MARYGFTPTQLSARAAYLLRGNDLGTMTSAAPKLYPHMWSWDAAFVTVGLAPLSVERAVVEMDTLLSAQWTNGMIPHIVFANGRDGYFPGPARWECARLAKCAPLGRDTSGITQPPVHAIAVARILDHARRHGRTTRGVANEFIDRRWGDLVRWHRWLATARDPHGRGRVTIYHGWESGMDNSPRWDSAYANVIPGQDLPPYVRADLDHVGGDVSMRPSDLEYDRYIWLVEQMKRAAYDDEILSGTMDFAVEDVFVSAILAVACDVLAEIGEDHAKPLSDVRELRGWAARFRSGVVAATNERNGAARDFDVRAGSWINTETIACFAPLLCGGLPRDRERALLRLFEGPHFCGHPDLRFAVPPSTSPISPDFRAREYWRGPVWPVMTWLFSWAFAHRGWPEKSARLRAEGLRQVTDGHFAEYYEPFTGEPLGSMQQSWTAASVLDWLD; from the coding sequence GTGGCACGCTACGGATTCACCCCGACGCAACTCTCGGCTCGGGCTGCCTACCTGCTGCGCGGTAACGACCTGGGCACGATGACCAGTGCGGCCCCGAAGCTGTACCCGCACATGTGGAGCTGGGACGCCGCGTTCGTCACCGTCGGGCTCGCCCCGCTGTCGGTGGAGCGCGCCGTCGTCGAGATGGACACCCTGCTGTCGGCACAATGGACCAACGGCATGATCCCGCACATCGTGTTCGCGAACGGCCGCGACGGCTACTTTCCCGGACCGGCGCGCTGGGAATGCGCCCGGCTGGCCAAGTGTGCCCCGCTCGGCCGGGACACCTCGGGCATCACCCAGCCGCCGGTGCACGCGATCGCCGTCGCCCGCATCCTCGACCACGCCCGCCGGCACGGCCGCACCACGCGCGGTGTGGCCAACGAGTTCATCGATCGCCGTTGGGGTGATCTGGTGCGCTGGCATCGCTGGCTCGCCACCGCCCGCGACCCACACGGCCGCGGCCGCGTCACCATCTACCACGGGTGGGAATCGGGGATGGACAACTCCCCGCGCTGGGATTCCGCCTACGCCAACGTCATTCCGGGGCAGGATCTTCCGCCATACGTACGGGCCGATCTCGATCATGTCGGCGGCGACGTGTCGATGCGCCCGTCCGACCTCGAGTACGATCGCTACATCTGGCTCGTCGAACAGATGAAGCGCGCCGCCTACGACGACGAGATCCTCTCCGGCACCATGGACTTCGCCGTCGAAGACGTGTTCGTCAGCGCGATCCTGGCCGTCGCCTGTGACGTGCTCGCCGAGATCGGAGAAGACCATGCCAAACCGCTGTCCGACGTCCGCGAACTCCGCGGCTGGGCTGCCCGCTTCCGGTCCGGGGTTGTCGCCGCCACCAACGAACGTAACGGTGCCGCAAGAGATTTCGATGTTCGGGCAGGGTCGTGGATCAATACCGAAACCATCGCCTGCTTCGCCCCGCTGCTATGTGGCGGCCTGCCCCGCGACCGCGAACGCGCCCTGCTGCGACTGTTCGAGGGCCCGCACTTCTGCGGCCACCCCGACCTGCGCTTCGCCGTACCGCCGTCCACCTCGCCGATTTCCCCGGACTTCCGTGCCCGTGAATACTGGCGCGGCCCCGTCTGGCCCGTCATGACCTGGCTGTTCAGCTGGGCCTTCGCCCATCGTGGCTGGCCCGAGAAATCGGCCCGGCTCCGAGCCGAAGGTCTGCGCCAGGTCACCGACGGCCACTTCGCCGAGTACTACGAACCATTCACCGGAGAACCCCTCGGCAGCATGCAACAAAGCTGGACCGCCGCCTCGGTCCTCGACTGGCTGGACTGA
- a CDS encoding DUF4129 domain-containing protein — protein MTGGVIVLAAGPNPSNDEARRWVRYELGKVRYREAEPGLIERISDWLSDRLSSLTDAISTSSPHLPNIVVVLVVLALIAGVAFSMRFVRRTRRVRGGGDPGALGPGTLSAAELRALAERALAGGDHDQVIHLAMRAIAAGARERTLLPGEATMTAHEVSTALARYFPSQSREIFWLATVFDDVAYGSAHAVPDDARRALELDRILSRTPPHTRTAPTAELVS, from the coding sequence ATGACCGGCGGTGTCATCGTCCTGGCCGCCGGCCCGAACCCGAGCAACGACGAAGCGCGCCGATGGGTACGCTACGAACTCGGGAAGGTACGCTACCGGGAGGCCGAACCCGGTCTGATCGAGCGGATCTCGGACTGGCTCAGCGACCGGCTCTCGTCGCTGACCGACGCGATCAGCACCTCCTCCCCGCATCTGCCGAACATCGTGGTTGTGCTGGTGGTGCTCGCGCTGATCGCCGGGGTCGCCTTCTCGATGCGGTTCGTCCGGCGCACCCGGCGGGTGCGCGGTGGCGGCGATCCGGGCGCGCTCGGCCCGGGTACGCTCAGCGCCGCCGAACTGCGGGCACTGGCCGAGCGCGCACTGGCCGGCGGCGACCACGACCAGGTGATCCACCTGGCGATGCGGGCGATCGCGGCCGGGGCACGCGAACGCACACTGCTGCCCGGCGAGGCGACGATGACCGCCCACGAGGTGAGTACCGCGCTGGCCCGCTACTTCCCGTCGCAGAGCCGGGAAATATTCTGGTTGGCAACGGTTTTCGATGACGTCGCCTATGGTTCGGCCCATGCGGTCCCCGACGATGCCCGGCGCGCGCTCGAGCTCGACCGGATACTGTCGCGCACCCCGCCGCACACGCGCACCGCACCGACCGCCGAGCTCGTGTCATGA
- a CDS encoding DUF58 domain-containing protein, whose protein sequence is MFVTGRYFGLVLLGAVPVVLSPSYATVLWWVLAVLTLLALDVLSAGQPLAVELTRLPVTPIRLGETTTSTLLVHNPGSRRFRGTLKDSWQPSAGAGSPVHPLDVPAGERRAVTTRLHPTRRGDRLAIRVTVRRNGILGLGGRQRSASTGGAVRALPPFDSRKHLPSRLARLRQLDGRSAVRIRGQGTEFDSLRDYVEGDDVRSIDWRATARRRSTVVRTWQPERDRHIVMVLDTSRTSAARVGDAPRLDASMDTALLLAALASHAGDRVDLIAGDRAVRRRVVNSSRSTLLNDLVNGMAPLEPALLEADWPLLSAEVTKISRHRALLVLLTALEPAAVEESLLAPLSVLAQRYRVVIASVTDPAIAAMVDEREDLRQVYHAAAAVRTGLLRERTTAAVGRLGVDVVAADPESLPAALADHYLMLKSRGLL, encoded by the coding sequence ATGTTCGTCACCGGACGGTATTTCGGCCTGGTCCTGCTCGGGGCGGTGCCCGTCGTGCTGTCACCGTCGTATGCCACGGTGCTGTGGTGGGTGCTCGCCGTGCTGACGCTGCTGGCCCTGGACGTACTGTCGGCAGGACAGCCGCTGGCGGTGGAGCTGACCCGCCTGCCCGTCACACCGATTCGGCTCGGCGAGACCACCACCTCCACGCTGCTGGTGCACAACCCCGGAAGCCGGAGATTCCGTGGCACACTAAAGGATTCGTGGCAGCCGTCGGCGGGTGCCGGATCACCGGTACATCCCCTCGACGTGCCCGCGGGCGAACGTCGGGCCGTCACGACACGACTACACCCGACACGGCGTGGTGATCGGCTCGCCATCCGGGTCACGGTGCGGCGAAATGGGATCCTCGGGCTCGGGGGACGGCAGCGGTCGGCGTCCACCGGCGGCGCGGTGCGCGCCCTGCCACCGTTCGACTCGCGCAAACATCTGCCGTCGCGGCTGGCCCGATTGCGGCAGCTCGACGGCCGATCGGCCGTCCGAATCCGGGGTCAGGGCACCGAATTCGATTCGCTGCGCGACTATGTGGAGGGCGACGATGTGCGCAGCATCGACTGGCGGGCCACCGCGCGCCGGCGGTCGACGGTGGTGCGCACCTGGCAGCCCGAACGGGACCGGCACATCGTGATGGTGCTGGACACCTCACGGACCAGCGCCGCCCGTGTCGGCGACGCACCCCGGCTCGACGCGTCGATGGACACCGCCCTGCTGCTGGCCGCGCTGGCCTCGCACGCCGGTGACCGGGTGGACCTGATCGCCGGTGACCGGGCGGTGCGGCGGCGGGTGGTCAATTCGTCGCGATCGACTCTCCTGAACGATCTGGTGAACGGCATGGCGCCACTGGAACCGGCACTGCTCGAAGCGGATTGGCCGCTGCTCAGTGCCGAGGTAACCAAGATCAGCCGCCATCGGGCGCTCCTGGTGCTGCTGACCGCGCTCGAACCGGCCGCGGTCGAGGAGTCATTGCTGGCACCGCTGTCGGTGCTCGCGCAACGCTATCGGGTGGTGATCGCCTCGGTCACCGACCCCGCGATCGCGGCGATGGTGGACGAGCGGGAGGATCTGCGGCAGGTGTACCACGCCGCTGCCGCCGTCCGCACCGGACTGCTGCGCGAACGCACCACCGCCGCGGTCGGCAGACTCGGCGTCGACGTGGTCGCCGCCGACCCGGAGTCACTGCCCGCCGCGCTTGCCGACCACTATCTGATGCTCAAGTCCCGGGGGCTGCTCTAG
- a CDS encoding nuclear transport factor 2 family protein — MTVEQESAQDSLVDKIAATVDTYVRLVSSGTGEQIADLFAAGGTVEDPIGTPVRTTREEIVEFYGVIANMETRTTVLNWKKIAGDTAVFEFVLTTGTGGMTFEITPVDIMVFDDEGKIVSMRAVWQPSDLKQV; from the coding sequence ATGACCGTCGAACAAGAATCAGCGCAGGACTCGCTGGTCGACAAGATCGCCGCGACCGTCGACACGTACGTCCGACTCGTCAGCTCGGGCACCGGCGAGCAGATCGCGGATCTGTTCGCGGCCGGCGGCACGGTCGAGGACCCCATCGGCACGCCGGTGCGCACCACCCGCGAGGAGATCGTCGAGTTCTACGGCGTCATCGCGAACATGGAAACCCGCACCACCGTGCTGAACTGGAAGAAGATCGCCGGCGACACCGCCGTCTTCGAGTTCGTGCTCACCACCGGCACCGGTGGCATGACCTTCGAGATCACCCCCGTCGACATCATGGTGTTCGACGACGAGGGCAAGATCGTATCCATGCGCGCCGTCTGGCAGCCCTCGGACCTCAAGCAGGTCTGA
- a CDS encoding stage II sporulation protein M: MDLDAYVGEHSPSWQRLDTLARTRTLTGAEADELIDLYQRVATHLSVIRSATPDAELVGYLSALLARARSRAAGSRSASWSDLGTFFARSFPAALYRMRWWWIGVMVACTVAAVVMTWWMLEHPRIESSLVSPGQIEELVNNDFENYYSEYAAQSFAFRVWTNNFWLAATCIALGVFGLPVVYMLYLNVVNLVVVAAIMINHGRGDLFFGLITPHGLLELTCLFVAGGVGLRLFWAWVSPGDRTRVQALGEEGRAAIGVSLGLVVLLLICGIIEAFVTPSGLPTWARIGVGVVVWAGFWVYVFTVGRWAHDASHTGDVEEFERGYSVPVA; this comes from the coding sequence ATGGATCTGGACGCCTACGTCGGCGAACACTCGCCCTCCTGGCAGCGGCTCGACACGCTCGCGCGTACCCGTACGCTGACCGGCGCCGAGGCCGACGAACTGATCGATCTCTATCAGCGCGTCGCCACCCATCTTTCGGTGATCCGTTCGGCCACCCCCGACGCCGAACTCGTCGGATACCTGTCGGCTCTGCTGGCGCGGGCCCGTTCGCGCGCGGCCGGGTCGCGGTCGGCGTCGTGGTCGGATCTGGGCACATTCTTCGCACGCTCGTTCCCGGCAGCGCTCTATCGGATGCGCTGGTGGTGGATCGGGGTGATGGTGGCGTGCACCGTCGCCGCAGTGGTGATGACGTGGTGGATGCTGGAGCATCCGCGCATCGAATCGTCGCTGGTCTCACCCGGGCAGATCGAGGAACTGGTCAACAACGACTTCGAGAACTACTACTCCGAATATGCGGCGCAGTCGTTCGCCTTCCGCGTGTGGACCAACAACTTCTGGCTCGCCGCAACGTGTATCGCGCTCGGGGTGTTCGGCCTTCCCGTCGTGTACATGCTGTATCTGAACGTGGTCAATCTGGTGGTTGTCGCCGCGATCATGATCAACCACGGCCGCGGCGATCTGTTCTTCGGCCTCATCACCCCGCACGGGCTGCTCGAGCTCACCTGCCTGTTCGTCGCCGGCGGGGTGGGTCTGCGGCTGTTCTGGGCGTGGGTGTCGCCGGGTGACCGGACACGAGTGCAGGCGCTCGGCGAGGAGGGTCGCGCCGCGATCGGTGTGTCGCTGGGTCTGGTTGTGCTGTTGCTGATCTGCGGCATCATCGAGGCCTTCGTCACCCCGTCCGGGTTGCCCACCTGGGCGCGGATCGGTGTCGGTGTGGTGGTCTGGGCGGGTTTTTGGGTGTACGTGTTCACCGTCGGCCGCTGGGCGCACGACGCCTCCCACACCGGCGACGTCGAGGAGTTCGAGCGCGGCTACTCGGTGCCCGTGGCGTGA
- a CDS encoding DUF4350 domain-containing protein, which translates to MVTRTPGTPTTSPRRGRWWWYSGVALLVAVVVAAVVMIAARNTDRGGLFDPDNPGPTGAAALSEVIDAHGVDVQVVRTHRALARTRIDSGTTVVVGGIIDTNEAWAPRLLSEVRAARRLVLIEPSSTQLGSLGLPVGTAHTTGTRDTVPARCSTGFVSPSDTVRADDSGYRSFQLDSATECFIDGDAAQLVVLPTAADRPETVVLSGTMLRNDEISRVDNAGVAIRALAPTDRVVWYVPDWTDTPDSGSTAADDDIPDALAPLVLLAGFGLLAAMVWRGRRFGALVVEPLPVVVRSDETTRARGRLYHRSRAADRAAAALRTHTLQKISVTVGLPYDPRSGAPVEAIVDAAAAASGRDPRQIYPLLAGPLPTDDGLVLFARALSDLEKEVRFTP; encoded by the coding sequence ATGGTGACACGGACTCCCGGCACACCGACCACATCACCCAGGCGAGGCCGATGGTGGTGGTACTCCGGTGTCGCTCTGCTGGTGGCCGTGGTCGTGGCCGCCGTCGTGATGATCGCCGCCCGGAACACCGACCGCGGAGGCCTGTTCGACCCCGACAACCCCGGTCCCACGGGCGCGGCCGCACTGAGCGAGGTGATCGACGCGCACGGCGTCGACGTCCAGGTCGTGCGCACCCACCGCGCACTGGCCCGCACCCGCATCGACTCCGGTACCACCGTGGTGGTGGGTGGCATCATCGACACGAATGAGGCCTGGGCGCCGAGGCTGCTGTCCGAGGTACGCGCCGCACGGCGCCTGGTCCTGATCGAGCCGTCGAGTACACAGTTGGGCTCACTGGGCCTGCCGGTGGGCACCGCGCACACCACCGGCACCCGCGACACGGTGCCCGCCCGCTGTTCAACCGGGTTCGTGTCCCCCTCCGACACCGTGCGGGCAGACGACAGCGGCTACCGGTCCTTCCAGCTGGATTCGGCCACGGAGTGTTTCATCGACGGCGACGCAGCACAGCTGGTGGTGCTGCCCACGGCGGCGGATCGGCCCGAGACGGTGGTGCTGTCGGGCACCATGCTGCGCAACGACGAAATCAGCCGCGTCGACAACGCGGGCGTCGCGATCCGCGCGCTCGCCCCCACCGACCGGGTCGTCTGGTACGTACCGGACTGGACCGATACTCCGGACTCCGGATCCACCGCCGCCGACGACGACATCCCGGACGCGCTCGCACCACTGGTACTGCTCGCCGGTTTCGGGCTGCTCGCGGCGATGGTGTGGCGGGGCAGGCGATTCGGCGCATTGGTGGTCGAGCCGCTGCCGGTGGTCGTCAGGTCCGACGAAACCACCCGGGCCCGCGGCCGGCTGTACCACCGTTCCCGCGCCGCCGACCGGGCCGCCGCCGCACTGCGCACCCACACTCTCCAGAAGATCAGTGTCACAGTCGGGTTACCGTACGATCCGCGTTCCGGCGCACCGGTCGAGGCCATCGTCGATGCTGCGGCCGCCGCATCGGGCCGGGACCCGCGCCAGATCTATCCGCTGCTGGCCGGACCGCTGCCCACCGACGACGGTCTGGTCCTGTTCGCCCGTGCCCTGTCCGACCTCGAAAAGGAAGTCCGTTTCACACCATGA